From one Musa acuminata AAA Group cultivar baxijiao chromosome BXJ2-6, Cavendish_Baxijiao_AAA, whole genome shotgun sequence genomic stretch:
- the LOC135613666 gene encoding probable carboxylesterase 18 → MSPAAVAPPLSRTKRLVIAAVSAINDAACRSDGTVNRRLVSLLDARVAASAKPFRGVRTADVPVDLSRDLWFRLFVPSSVSDGERLPVIVFFHGGGFAFLSPDSYLFDDVCRRICRTVHALVVSVNYRLAPEHRCPAQYEDGVHVLRFLDGGGLLYADPSAADLADLSSCFLVGDSAGGNIVHHVARRWAADADGGWKRLRLAGMVLIQPYFGGEERTEAELRLVGAPLVSVERTDWLWRAFLPEGADRDHEASNVFGPRAVGELEEALPAAMVVVGGFDPLQDWQRRYYKGLRARGKSARLVEYPEAFHSFYSFPDLKQSTVLMEEIKSFVDSHRPRKEEDRERSGGGDKHSNIEEW, encoded by the coding sequence ATGTCGCCCGCCGCAGTGGCTCCCCCCCTCTCGCGCACCAAGCGGTTAGTCATCGCCGCCGTTTCCGCAATCAACGATGCCGCTTGCCGCTCCGACGGCACCGTCAACCGCCGGCTCGTGTCGCTTCTCGACGCCCGGGTCGCCGCCTCCGCCAAACCCTTTCGTGGCGTCCGCACTGCCGACGTCCCCGTTGACCTCTCCCGTGATCTGTGGTTCCGACTCTTCGTCCCCTCTTCCGTTTCTGACGGCGAACGGCTTCCCGTCATCGTCTTCTTCCACGGAGGCGGGTTCGCCTTCCTGTCCCCCGACTCCTACCTTTTCGACGACGTGTGCCGCCGGATCTGCCGCACGGTCCACGCCCTCGTGGTATCCGTCAACTACCGCCTCGCGCCGGAGCACCGGTGCCCGGCGCAGTACGAGGACGGGGTTCACGTGCTCCGCTTCCTGGACGGCGGCGGCCTCTTGTACGCTGACCCCTCCGCTGCAGATCTTGCCGACCTATCCAGCTGCTTCCTCGTGGGCGATTCCGCCGGCGGAAACATCGTCCACCACGTAGCCCGGCGCTGGGCAGCGGACGCCGACGGCGGGTGGAAGAGGCTGCGACTGGCGGGAATGGTGCTGATCCAGCCCTACTTCGGTGGCGAGGAGCGCACAGAGGCTGAGCTGAGGCTGGTCGGTGCACCGCTGGTGTCGGTGGAGAGGACGGACTGGCTGTGGCGGGCGTTCCTTCCGGAGGGAGCGGACCGGGACCACGAGGCGTCGAACGTGTTCGGGCCGCGGGCGGTGGGGGAGCTGGAGGAGGCTCTGCCGGCGGCGATGGTGGTGGTAGGGGGCTTCGACCCGCTGCAGGACTGGCAGCGGAGGTACTACAAGGGGCTGAGGGCGAGGGGCAAGTCGGCGCGGCTGGTGGAGTACCCGGAGGCCTTCCACTCCTTCTACTCCTTCCCTGATCTGAAGCAATCCACAGTGCTCATGGAGGAGATCAAGAGCTTCGTCGACAGCCACCGACCTCGGAAGGAGGAGGACAGAGAACGAAGTGGTGGTGGTGACAAGCACAGTAATATTGAAGAGtggtag